From a single Shewanella donghaensis genomic region:
- a CDS encoding YceI family protein, with amino-acid sequence MKKWLAVLPLAILSTSVLAADWQVKQAHSKVSFISIKKADIAEVHDFKTVSGSLTPAGAFNLSIDLVSVDTGVEIRDERMQSMLFEVAKYPKLQLNSVINPQLLADLSVGSTLVTQIDGTIELHGKTKKQSFDVLVAKLSDKKMVVTSMSPVIVQAEDFGLTDGVNKLREIAGLSSISLAVPVSFVLTLSQ; translated from the coding sequence ATGAAAAAATGGCTCGCAGTATTACCATTAGCAATATTAAGTACATCGGTTTTAGCAGCTGATTGGCAAGTGAAGCAAGCACACTCCAAAGTGAGCTTCATTTCTATCAAGAAAGCTGACATTGCTGAGGTTCATGACTTTAAAACAGTGAGTGGTAGTTTGACCCCCGCAGGGGCATTTAATTTGTCGATTGATTTAGTCAGTGTTGATACCGGCGTTGAGATCCGCGATGAACGCATGCAAAGTATGTTATTCGAAGTCGCCAAATATCCAAAACTACAGCTGAATTCGGTAATCAACCCGCAATTGTTAGCTGATTTGAGCGTGGGCTCAACATTAGTGACGCAAATTGATGGCACAATTGAATTACATGGTAAAACTAAAAAGCAATCATTTGATGTTTTAGTGGCTAAGTTATCAGACAAAAAGATGGTGGTGACCAGCATGTCGCCAGTTATCGTACAAGCTGAAGATTTTGGTTTAACTGACGGGGTTAACAAGTTACGTGAAATAGCGGGCTTAAGTAGTATTAGCTTAGCTGTACCAGTGTCATTTGTTCTAACCTTATCTCAATAA
- a CDS encoding YaiI/YqxD family protein: MSNTIWIDADACPNPVKEMLFRAADRKSIPLILVANQLIRVPASPNISVVRVSAGFDEADNYIVEQLSVGDLVITGDIPLASDAIDKGAVVFNPRGDVYTVDNIKQRLTMRDFMEELRSSGVHTSGPNSFSQADKHAFAQALDKWLSRQ; this comes from the coding sequence ATGAGTAATACAATTTGGATTGATGCTGATGCGTGTCCCAATCCTGTAAAAGAGATGCTCTTTCGCGCCGCTGATAGAAAGAGCATCCCATTAATTTTGGTAGCAAACCAGCTTATTCGTGTACCGGCTTCACCTAATATCTCAGTGGTTAGGGTGAGTGCAGGATTTGATGAAGCTGATAACTATATTGTTGAACAGCTATCAGTAGGGGATTTAGTGATTACAGGCGATATACCTTTAGCATCAGATGCGATAGATAAAGGCGCTGTAGTGTTTAATCCTCGTGGTGATGTCTATACTGTAGATAATATCAAGCAGCGCTTAACGATGAGAGACTTTATGGAGGAGTTAAGAAGTAGCGGAGTACATACTTCTGGCCCGAATAGTTTTTCTCAAGCGGATAAGCATGCTTTTGCACAAGCACTGGATAAATGGTTAAGTCGACAGTAA
- a CDS encoding DUF3802 family protein gives MVTDKDGYIHLIQYLTEHLGLFEVSEATNINNQTVIELFEDQLSAQIIMVCGQNPNLSFEQRNKVIREIDAIIYDLEEILAGVAKHNATADQIVFITEFSGLIKNLFDKEIDQILR, from the coding sequence ATGGTCACAGATAAAGATGGGTATATTCATCTCATTCAATATTTAACGGAACATCTTGGTTTGTTTGAAGTTTCTGAAGCGACCAATATCAATAACCAAACGGTTATAGAATTATTTGAAGATCAACTCTCTGCACAAATAATCATGGTGTGTGGTCAGAACCCGAACCTATCGTTTGAACAAAGAAACAAAGTCATTCGTGAGATTGACGCAATAATCTATGATCTTGAAGAAATTTTAGCCGGTGTTGCTAAGCATAATGCAACAGCGGATCAAATCGTATTTATCACTGAGTTCTCAGGGCTTATTAAGAATTTATTTGATAAAGAAATCGATCAAATCCTTAGGTAA